From the Lathyrus oleraceus cultivar Zhongwan6 chromosome 3, CAAS_Psat_ZW6_1.0, whole genome shotgun sequence genome, the window ATCTTCTCACTAtaagagtcttagtgagaagaaaTGGAAGGGACAATTTCGAGGAAAAACTTATGTGACTCCTTCTAACAATGGAAAACAAAAGACTTCGGGTGAGAAGAAACCAAGTGAGGGAGGATCTCATACTTCATTTAGGTGTTTTAAGTGTGGTGTTATGGGACATCGTGATGTCGAGTGTCGGAGTTCCGAGGataaatgtttcaagtgtgggaagTCGGGTCATAAGGTCGTTGACTGCAAGGGTAATATTGTAACTTGCTATAAATGTGGAGAGAAAGACTACATCAGTACTACTTGTCAGAAACCTAAGAAGGATCAGACTAGAGGAAATTTGTTTGCCTTGTCGGGAGCAGAGACTACCAGTGATGAAAGATTAATTCGAGGTACGTGTTTTATCAATGATATTCCTTTGATAGATATTATTGATACGGGTGAAACATATTCCTTTATCTCCTTGGGTTGTGCTAAAAGGTTAAACCTCAGATTGTTATCTATGAGTGGGAGCATGGTTATTGATACCACGATTATGGGTTCAGTGACTACGACTCTTGTTTGTTTGAAGTGTCTGatgagtatttttggtagagactttaGAATGGATTTGGTTTGTCTTCCATTAGTGAAAATTGAGGTTATTATGGGATGAACTGGTTGGAGTTCAACCATGTATGAACTGTTACGCCAAGACAGTGAGGTTCTTAGAGTTTGTTGAAGATGGTGATATGTTTGTATCAGCTAAGCAAGTAAGAGAATCCGTAAGGGATGGTGTGCAAGTGTTGGTGATGTTAGCCTCGTTAGAATCCAAATACAAAGGAGTAGTTTATGATATGCCAACTGTTTTTTATTTCCCATAAGTGTTTCCTGAAGACATCAGTAATttaccgccagagcgtgaggTTGAGTTTGCTATAGATTTGGTACCAGATATGATTCTAGTGTCAATGGCTCCTTATAGAATGTCAGCTTCAGAGTTGAGTGATATGAAGAAGTAATCAGAGTATTAtcttgagaagaagtttattcaTCTGAGTGTTTCACCGTGGGGTGCGCTAGTGTTGTAGTTAGgaagaaagatggtagtatgaggttgtGTGTTGACTACCAATAGTTGAACAAGTAACTgttaagaacaagtatccactttcgatgattgatgatttgatggaccaatTAGTTGGTGTTTGTGTATTCAGAAAGATTGATTTGAGATACGGGTATCATCAGGTTCATGTAAAGCTTGAAGAGATTCCAAAGACTGCTTTTAGAATGAGATATGGTCATTACGAGTATTCAGTGATGTCGtttggtgtgtctaatgctcctggtgtgttcatggagtatatgaacAAGACATTTCATCAGTATTTAGACAAGTTTGTAGTTGTGTTCATCGGTGACATCCTAATTTATTCAAAGATATGTGAAGAGCACGCAGATCATCTGAGGTTGGTATTGGAGATTTTGCAAGAGAAGTTATATGTTAAATTGTCTAAGTGCGAGTTttggttgaaggaagtgagtttccaTGGTCATGTGATTTATAGCGGAGGGATTGTTGTTGATCTTTCAAAGGTTGATGTTGTGTTACAGTGGGAGACATCGAAGTCTATTACTGAGATTCAAAGTTTTCTTGGGTTGGCTAGTTATTATTGCAGGTTTATTGAGGGTTTTTTATAAGTTAGCTTTCTTGTTAACGCAACTAACGAGGAAAGGTCATACTTTTGTATGGGATGCTTTGTGCGAAGAAAGTTTCCAAGAGCTCAAGAAGAAGTTGACGTCGGATCATGTTCTGATCTTGCTGAGTACGACTGAGTCTTTTattgtgtattgtgatgcttctttgatgggaCTTGGAGGCGTCTTGATGCAGAATCAACAAGTTATGGCTTACGCTTCTAGACAATTaagagttcatgagaggaattatcctatGCATGATCTTGAGTTGGAAGCAGTGGTATTCGTGTTGAAGATTTAGAGGCATTATCTGTTTGGCTCCAAATTTGAGGTGTTTAGTGATCGCAAgagtttgaaatatttatttgataaaaaagaattgaatatgaggaTGAGGAGATGGATTGAATTTCTaaaagattatgattttggctTGAGTTACCATCCGGGTAAGGCTAATGTTGTAGCTGACAAATTGAGCAATAATTCTTTGCATGTGTCAATGTTGATGGTTCGAAAGTTAGAGTTGATCAAGAAATTCAGAGACATGATTTTGGTATTTGAAGAGACTCCTAATAATGTGAAGTTGAGTTTGTTGAAACTGACGAGTGGTATTCTTGAagagatcagagagggtcagaagACCGATGTAATATTGGTTGACTGACTTGTGTTAGTCAATCAAGATAAGGGTGATGATTTCAGAATCGGCGAGAAAGGAGTGATAAGATTTGAGACCGTGTGTGTGTTCCGGATGTGTTAGAGCTTAAGTAGAGTATTCTTGATGAAGGTCAGAGAAGTGGCATGAATATTCATCTtggtgctactaagatgtatcaagaccTAAAGAGGATCTTTTGGTGTCCAAGAATGAAGAAGGAGGTTGCTAGTTTTATGTATgcatgtttgacttgtcaaaagcCAAAGGTGGAACATCAGAAGCCATTGGGTTTGATACATTCATTGTCTATTCAAGAATGGAAAGGGGACAACATTTCGATagattttgtgtctggtttgccgatGACAGCTAAAGGTTGTGATACAATTTGGTTCATCGTCGATAGGTTGActaaatcggctcatttcattccgatgAAACTTAATTATCCATTGGAAAAACTAAAGGAGGTGTATATTGAGAGAATTTTCTATTTTCATGGTATTCCTTCCAATAGCATATCTGATAGAGATTCAAGGTTACTTCAAAGTTTTGTGATAGCTTATAGAGAGCGTTGGGTACGAAGTTACGATTGATTTCCGCTTATCACCCAAAGACGGATGGTCAGACGGAGATGACTATTCAATATTTATAAGACTTGTTAAGAGCTTGTGTGCTCAAGAATGGAGGTGTTTGGGATGGATTTTTACCGTTGATagagtttacctacaacaacaGTTTCCATTTGAGTATCGTAATGGCACCGTTTGAAGCgttgtatggtagaaggtgtaagacacctttgtgttggtatgaatcgGGAGAGAGTATTATGATTGGGCCTGAGATTATCCAATATAAAATAGAGAAGATTAAATTtattcaagagaagatgaaagcttcgcAAAGTCGccagaagagttaccatgataagaggaggaaaacacttgagttccaagaggcCGATCATGTATTCCTTAGAGTTACTCtgataactggtgttggtcgagctttgaagtctcgaAAGTTCACTTCACATTTCATTGGCCCATTCCAGATTTTGCAGAGGATAGGAGATCCGACCTATCAGATTTCCTTACGATCGTCGCTTGCTAATCTACATGATGTATTTCATGTGTCTTAGTTGAGAAGATACATTTCAGATTTGTCCCATGTGGTCTAAGTGGATGATGCAcaagtgagagataacctgactgttgaggCATCACTCATGCGGATAGAGGACCGGAAAGTGAAGTAGTTGTGTGGTAAAGATATTATCTTGGTGAAGGCAGCTTGGGGAGGACCTGCTAGCGAAAAAATGACTTAGGAGTTATAAATCCAGATGAGGGAGTCGTATCCGACTCTGTTTGCTTAAGGTAGTTTTTCAGGGCAAAAATTatttaagtgggggagagttgtaacaccaAAATTATTGATTTACCGAATTATTTGAATTATTCTCTTTTGTGTATTTATTTAATTGTGAGTGATTAATTAAATATGGGAATGTGGGTGTATACTCTTGAGTTAAGGGTATAGAGATAGTTGTAGGTGATGAGTAGAAGTGAGTCTGAATTACTAGAAATTATTTTAGtaataataatttattatatttaattaattaaaaggAAAGTAGAGTTTTGGGGGTGAAAGTGAGAATTGAGGAAAAATTAATGGGAGGAATGAGTAATTATTTAGTTAGTAGGGGAGAAAAATATAATTAAGAGTTATTGTACCCTAACTATATATTATAATGAGAGAAACCTAGGAATAACCTATTTTTGTCAGTACGTAGAAACCagagaaaagagaaagagaacaAAGGGCTAAGAAGAGAAAGAGAATTGGAGTGGAGAAGAAGAAGTTCTAGTGGAAATTAGAATTTTGCTGCTAGGAGTATCCGGTAAGGAGAAGAATAGCTTTCAATAGGGCTTATGCGTGAGGGGTAGGGTAGACGAGTCATTAACCTACAATAGGGTGTATGTTATGGATGAATTCTGATTTATGATGAAAATTGTTCGTAATAATTGATGAATTTGTGCACTATTGATGACtgatttttctgttttgataCTTGATGTTTTTCCATCATTGTTACATTATCGAACGTTTTGTAAATCAATCATTTTCATGGAATAATTATGTTTATGTGTTAAATTTGGTTTTAATCATGGAATAATCGTAGTATGTCTAGTTCTGAGCGTctggctttttacggaatcgaaatcgaAGTTTCAGAGGTCCTACAATGGTGAAAATCGCATTCTGGTTTTTGCAGGTCTATACGCCGTGACTATCTATTAAAATGTTACAGGACATGTATGTTTTAAAAAGACAATATGTGACATCCTATTTGATTGTGTGGATACTTTGATTTTCATATATAGTTATGCGCGGGAGAAATAGGGTGTTATATGTGGTAGCCACCTCATCAGTAATATGGGCATCTGTCTCGACCACCTCATCAGAAATAGGGGCATCTGTCTCGGCCACCTCATCAGCAATAAGTATTGCATCTGTCTCGACCACTTTAGCTAGGTCAATAACAGTTTGACCCTACACCTCCTGAGCATGAACAACCTCAACATCATCTCTAGGTTGTTCGTCTAATCTCACCGTTCGACGTTGGGTGCTACAGGTTGCGCGGAACTACACCTGCTCAGCCAACCGTTTTCGGTGTGAACCGGTTGGAACTATTCGTCTAACCATTAGTTGGGAAGACTCGACCTCAGCAGCCCTAGCCCGGGCATCCTCTCTATTTTGTGACCATACCTGTAATGATGATGTCTTTTCCACTGGTCTTCACTGCAAAATGAAAAGCGCAAAAAATAATTGAACTATcgaaaattttgaaatttcctACATATCATTGGAAATTCTGAAATTTTCGATATGATTTTATAAATTTAACTACCAGAAATTTTAAAACTCCCGGTACAACTCCAATTTTTTGAACTATCGGAAATTCTATAATTCCTGGTAAACATGCATGTAaatattgttggtgtaagccctagaggccaatactttttggtacttgtatcgaattagttattaataataaaaggcattctctttattatggttgattaataaagtcctTGGAATAaatagtccgtttaatgtattaagtgtgacttaatcatgagaacacattaaacataaggacactattcctaaagtatccatagtcgagctttagtgtgaggtgggataacattaaagcattaagactattatgtttgtagactgatgatcacatctcatggatcatggataaagagttatcaagtcttaaacataggtatgaatattaggagtaatatttataccggattgacccgctatgagaatactatatagaaagttatgcaaagtgtcataagttattctcatggtgataataatgtataccactcttcgacctgaaaccactatggatcctagatgtagagtcgagtgctttattgctgatccaacgttgtccgtaactggataaccataaagacagttgatgggtacttcACAAAGCATGCTcagggacatgagtgtcctagatggaatttgcccatcctgcgtaacaggataaatgtctatgggcccaataatgaactggacaaggatgacacggtctatgccttgtgttcaatatagacataagggcaaaggggtaattatacacataagtattatcatagaaggaattgtcagatcacttgacattttcgtgtcttgggtagcagtgatgtgttgctagataccgctcactgtttattatgttaaatgcgtgatttaatataattgccaacgtcacgaaaacctacagggtcacacacaaaggacggattgatgagagataaagtaactaaggaataccgtaaggtacggtgcccttaagtgaattatagaacatcgtaaggtacagtgtacttgagtagtatacgaaatatggtaaggtaccatgggcttaagtgattttgggcatactataagatatgggccaaaaatacacttaagtgggcttttggcttaaagcccacacaagtggttctataaatagaacccttgtggagaagcattcattgcggttgcattattttcgttttctctctcactctctctctctcactcaaagccttcattcgtaccagctagcactgagattgaaggaacccgttcgtgtggactgagtagagacgttgtcatcgttcaacgttcgtgatcgcttcgtggatctgcatcaaaggttttgatcgtcacaagagatctgcaccaaaggtttcaatcgtcacaagaggtaaatattctatcactgatcatgaccattcgtaaggatctctaaaggagaaaattttaattttcgctgcgttttggactgcaattctccttcagtggtatcagagccacttacgaaaccatgactcggatagctgtttattttctgtattaatatgattaaaagatagaatgaatcaattaattaaacgggtaattacatttggcatcatgagtgtacgagttggatgattgatgttgactatgcttcggtaccgacattagtatggtgaagcagcgatacatcgatcgtccataggttacgcaattgagaccgatcagcttatatatgatataagtaatcctaatgcaaagtacggtatatgtgatatactgtttctgtttcgttcattcaaacactaagtggttgttttcctttgagcgatcaatggtcatttgcttcggaatccgacattagtatggtgaagcaatgacctgttgatcaatcatactgaatcaataatcgaggtgtgtttg encodes:
- the LOC127130391 gene encoding uncharacterized protein LOC127130391 gives rise to the protein MGHRDVECRSSEDKCFKCGKSGHKVVDCKGNIVTCYKCGEKDYISTTCQKPKKDQTRGNLFALSGAETTSDERLIRVFPEDISNLPPEREVEFAIDLVPDMILVSMAPYRMSASELSDMKK